One window of the Triticum dicoccoides isolate Atlit2015 ecotype Zavitan chromosome 3B, WEW_v2.0, whole genome shotgun sequence genome contains the following:
- the LOC119281731 gene encoding transcription factor MYB3R-1-like yields MASLGDMLLNQELAAEEYGRFERYTPSSAHGFSQFQQADSAPTGVPDTGSLVSGFGMPPSTFIVPEGTHAAAGYGAEAVPVEIHVVQRQRSASRNPQALHRGLWTEEEDELLRRLVDEHGEHKWATICKHLPGRIGKQCRERWTNHLRPGIKKDHIWTEADDILLIDAHKIHGNHWLTIARYLPGRSENAVKNHWNATKRSLKSKRRFKKKTSQQAAPGQFTFLEEYIRDKVTADEKVAPPSPSSGLGYDGQVVPNGAAVLAVSSPPGMGMYIHPANAAAGSLSQGGMMNLSSPLPDLNAYGGEMQERYYYPPHSNNNNMVHHEPEPAFQQMFSAQGRMHSACTNLNLXXXXXXXXXXXYDSETGWSSAGGSGDLDEDVVVMASREFQTSEAEATLDLTSFN; encoded by the exons ATGGCGTCGTTGGGGGACATGCTTTTGAACCAGGAGCTGGCGGCGGAAGAGTATGGGAGGTTCGAAAGGTACACCCCGAGCTCTGCCCATGGTTTTTCCCAGTTCCAGCAAGCTGACAGCGCTCCGACCGGAGTCCCCGACACGGGATCGCTCGTTTCCGGTTTCGGCATGCCTCCCTCCACCTTCATCGTGCCGGAGGGTACCCACGCCGCCGCCGGTTATGGCGCTGAGGCCGTCCCGGTGGAGATCCACGTGGTCCAGCGACAAAGATCTGCCTCCAGGAACCCTCAGGCGCTGCACAGAGGACTGTGGACCGAGGAAGAGGACGA ACTTCTCAGGAGATTGGTAGATGAGCATGGAGAGCACAAGTGGGCGACCATTTGCAAGCACCTCCCGGGACGGATCGGCAAGCAGTGCCGTGAGCGATGGACAAATCACCTGCGCCCCGGCATCAAG AAGGACCACATCTGGACTGAGGCGGACGACATATTGCTGATCGACGCACACAAGATCCACGGAAACCATTGGTTGACGATCGCGAGGTACCTCCCCGGCCGGTCGGAGAACGCCGTCAAGAATCACTGGAACGCTACAAAGCGGAGCCTCAAGTCGAAGCGCCGGTTCAAGAAGAAGACGAGCCAACAGGCCGCTCCAGGCCAGTTCACCTTCCTCGAGGAGTACATCCGCGACAAAGTGACGGCTGACGAGAAGGTGGCGCCACCGTCTCCGTCGTCCGGCCTAGGGTATGACGGCCAGGTCGTTCCAAATGGCGCTGCAGTGCTGGCCGTCTCCAGCCCACCAGGGATGGGCATGTACATCCACCCAGCCAACGCGGCTGCTGGATCATTGTCCCAGGGAGGGATGATGAACCTGAGCTCGCCGTTGCCGGACCTCAACGCCTACGGCGGCGAGATGCAGGAGCGATACTACTATCCGCcccacagcaacaacaacaacatggtGCACCATGAACCAGAGCCGGCATTTCAGCAGATGTTTAGTGCACAGGGACGCATGCATTCTGCATGCACGAACCTGAACTTG NNNNNNNNNNNNNNNNNNNNNNNNNNNNNNNACTACGACAGCGAGACGGGCTGGAGCAGCGCCGGTGGGAGCGGCGATCTGGACGAAGACGTGGTCGTGATGGCCTCCAGGGAGTTCCAGACGTCCGAGGCGGAGGCCACACTGGACCTCACTAGCTTCAACTAA